A single region of the Marmota flaviventris isolate mMarFla1 chromosome 10, mMarFla1.hap1, whole genome shotgun sequence genome encodes:
- the LOC114094166 gene encoding large ribosomal subunit protein eL8 codes for MPKGKKAKGKKVAPAPAVVKKQEAKKVVNPLFEKRPKNFGIGQDIQPKRDLTRFVKWPRYIRLQRQRAILYKRLKVPPAINQFTQALDRQTATQLLKLAHKYRPETKQEKKQRLLARAEKKAAGKGDVPTKRPPVLRAGVNTVTTLVENKKAQLVVIAHDVDPIELVVFLPALCRKMGVPYCIIKGKARLGRLVHRKTCTTVAFTQVNSEDKGALAKLVEAIRTNYNDRYDEIRRHWGGNVLGPKSVARIAKLEKAKAKELATKLG; via the coding sequence ATGCCGAAGGGAAAGAAGGCCAAGGGGAAGAAGGTGGCCCCGGCCCCCGCCGTGGTCAAGAAGCAGGAGGCTAAGAAGGTAGTGAACCCGCTCTTCGAGAAGAGGCCGAAGAACTTCGGCATCGGACAGGACATCCAGCCCAAAAGGGACCTTACCCGCTTTGTAAAATGGCCCCGCTACATCCGGCTGCAGCGGCAAAGGGCTATTCTCTATAAGCGGCTGAAAGTGCCTCCTGCGATTAACCAGTTCACCCAGGCCTTGGACCGCCAAACAGCCACCCAGCTGCTTAAGCTTGCCCACAAGTACAGACCTGAGACCAAGCAGGAAAAGAAGCAGAGGCTGTTGGCCCGGGCTGAGAAGAAGGCTGCTGGCAAAGGGGATGTTCCCACAAAGAGACCACCTGTCCTTCGAGCAGGGGTCAATACTGTCACCACCTTGGTGGAGAACAAGAAGGCTCAGCTGGTAGTGATCGCACATGATGTGGATCCCATCGAGCTGGTTGTCTTCCTGCCTGCCCTGTGTCGCAAGATGGGAGTCCCTTACTGCATCATCAAGGGGAAGGCTAGGCTGGGACGTCTGGTTCACAGGAAGACATGCACCACTGTTGCCTTCACACAGGTTAACTCGGAAGACAAAGGAGCTCTGGCTAAGTTGGTGGAAGCTATCAGAACCAACTACAATGACAGATATGATGAGATCCGTCGCCACTGGGGAGGCAACGTCCTGGGTCCAAAATCTGTGGCTCGCATTGCcaagctggaaaaggcaaaggCTAAAGAACTCGCCACTAAACTGGGATAA